A single Argentina anserina chromosome 7, drPotAnse1.1, whole genome shotgun sequence DNA region contains:
- the LOC126802551 gene encoding CASP-like protein 4D1, which translates to MLSFQSSKYVNIELRVFTAAFLFMSLVIHVTNVRSNFVSTNKTLHVCDLVGYRYMAAAVVIGLAYSILQTVIAVIRIKGNILLDFYGDKVVSTIIATGAVAGFVMTGELQKYIGKDWTDCYHTYFIMSHAADGLAFLGFVGAFISSIISSYALPNRV; encoded by the exons ATGCTTAGCTTTCA ATCTTCAAAGTATGTTAATATTGAGCTGAGAGTCTTCACCGCAGCTTTTCTCTTCATGTCTCTGGTCATCCATGTCACCAATGTTAGGTCAAATTTTGTGAGCACTAATAAGACACTTCACGTCTGTGATCTCGTCGGGTACCG ATACATGGCTGCTGCAGTTGTTATTGGACTTGCCTATTCGATCTTGCAAACTGTAATTGCAGTTATCCGCATCAAAGGAAACATCTTGCTTGACTTCTACGGTGACAAG GTTGTATCAACTATAATAGCTACAGGAGCTGTTGCAGGCTTTGTTATGACCGGAGAACTTCAGAAGTACATTGGGAAAGACTGGACTGATTGCTAtcacacatatttcataatGTCTCACGCAGCAGATGGACTTGCCTTCCTCGGATTCGTCGGCGCTTTCATATCATCGATCATCTCTTCATATGCACTACCTAATAGAGTTTAG
- the LOC126802552 gene encoding CASP-like protein 4D1 produces MAQVSSATPASSRTASFILRILAFALSLVSLVVLATNTVIVTDSDFNEAKLRFQDFYAYRYMLAAIVIGTAYSLLQLVVTICNAVSGGEGMLVLSFYGDKFMSYVLATGAAAGFGVTVDLKRVTDGGGLEMNKFYEKAYASASLLLLAFICTALLSVISAFTLPRRSP; encoded by the exons ATGGCACAAGTGTCGTCTGCAACCCCTGCATCTTCACGAACAGCCTCATTCATATTGAGGATCTTGGCCTTCGCTCTCTCACTCGTATCACTCGTAGTGCTCGCCACCAATACCGTAATTGTTACTGATTCCGATTTTAATGAGGCCAAATTGCGTTTTCAGGATTTTTATGCCTA CAGATACATGCTTGCTGCGATAGTAATCGGTACTGCATACAGCCTCCTGCAACTAGTGGTAACAATCTGTAATGCAGTGTCCGGTGGTGAGGGCATGCTCGTACTTTCTTTCTATGGTGACAAA TTCATGTCATATGTGCTAGCCACCGGAGCTGCTGCTGGATTTGGTGTAACAGTAGACCTAAAGCGCGTCACGGATGGCGGGGGTCTAGAGATGAACAAATTTTATGAGAAGGCATATGCATCAGCTAGTCTCCTCCTTCTGGCTTTTATTTGCACTGCTCTGCTATCTGTTATATCTGCCTTTACACTCCCAAGGCGATCACCTTGA
- the LOC126803726 gene encoding CASP-like protein 4D1, with translation MDQHRYSEKPAVFTHRVLKISAIGLRILTTIFLFLSLIILITKVNANGPSDDDTVHFYDLVGYRYMTATIVLGGAYSIWQTMTAVIRLKKGYEGNFELEYYCDKVMSIALATGSVAGFVMTGELQREAYKVNNETEHYHHKFFKMGYAADGFLFLGFICALILSELSSYALPRRF, from the exons ATGGATCAGCACAGATATTCAGAAAAACCAGCAGTGTTTACCCACAGAGTTCTAAAGATTTCTGCTATTGGGCTGAGGATCCTCACCACCATTTTCCTCTTTCTGTCACTCATCATTCTCATCACCAAAGTTAATGCAAACGGGCCGAGCGACGATGACACAGTTCACTTTTATGACCTTGTTGGATACCG GTACATGACTGCCACAATTGTTCTTGGAGGTGCATATTCAATCTGGCAGACCATGACGGCAGTTATCCGCCTGAAGAAAGGATATGAGGGGAACTTTGAACTTGAATACTATTGCGAtaag GTTATGTCGATAGCATTAGCCACAGGATCAGTTGCAGGATTTGTTATGACTGGAGAATTACAAAGAGAAGCCTACAAAGTTAACAACGAGACTGAGCATTACCACCACAAGTTTTTCAAAATGGGATATGCAGCAGATGGTTTCCTCTTCCTTGGGTTCATTTGCGCACTTATATTATCGGAACTCTCTTCATATGCGCTCCCTAGGAGATTTTAG
- the LOC126803385 gene encoding CASP-like protein 4D1, whose protein sequence is MASMLPPSVARIVTIVLRVLIALISFATLMVLVTNSQDYDDVTDGLKRKTFRFTDSIGLEYMAAAIVIGIGYSIYGTVVMALRIKRGNDEGNLLIDFYGQKALSNLLVTAAVAGYLAIQSWKENMDKLQKMTNVPLATFDSYWGTYKTCCGLLILPFLLSMVVSILSTHTLTRRDY, encoded by the exons ATGGCCTCAATGCTTCCGCCTTCGGTGGCGCGAATTGTTACAATTGTGTTGAGAGTCCTGATTGCCCTCATTTCCTTTGCAACTCTCATGGTGCTCGTCACCAATAGTCAAGACTATGATGACGTTACGGACGGCCTGAAAAGGAAAACCTTTCGTTTTACTGATTCAATTGGACTCGA ATACATGGCTGCCGCAATAGTTATCGGAATTGGGTATTCAATATATGGAACGGTAGTTATGGCTTTGCGCATCAAGAGAGGAAATGATGAAGGGAATCTGTTGATTGATTTCTATGGCCAGAAG GCTTTGTCAAACTTATTAGTTACAGCAGCTGTTGCCGGATATCTTGCAATCCAAAGTTGGAAGGAGAATATGGACAAACTCCAAAAAATGACGAACGTCCCGCTTGCGACTTTTGATTCATATTGGGGTACGTATAAGACATGTTGTGGACTTCTCATCCTTCCCTTCCTTCTCTCTATGGTAGTGTCGATCCTTTCTACCCATACCCTTACTAGAAGGGATTATTAA